One Paramormyrops kingsleyae isolate MSU_618 unplaced genomic scaffold, PKINGS_0.4 ups63, whole genome shotgun sequence genomic region harbors:
- the LOC140586446 gene encoding uncharacterized protein — protein sequence MWIYRLCVWSVLTGILLSIVHHPATALLQYSASELFRLRLYLSVPPPVSLHLHPDIALKPRRRYIHRGSRRNFNINDTNSIKSIWSRSRRPPRNTYRTVSHNALAHPARSAKPTIRNGTSSVNFGLLNIRSLTGKGQLIQDLLSDRKLDFLCLTETWQQPNDFVSLNDSTPPEFVYVCQPRNSGRGGGLAIIHRKQWKVLPLSAQLFHSFEYTAIQLPGSSPTIICTVYRPPKPNKDFLNDFTALLTHFSVLTPNMIIVGDFNIHMDNDNNLLSRDFTSCLDSFGLLDP from the exons ATGTGGATctacaggctgtgtgtgtggtctgtgcTCACCGGGATTTTGTTATCCATTGTTCACCACCCGGcgacagctctgctgcagtATTCCGCAAGCGAACTTTTTAGGCTTCGCCTCTACTTATCTGTCCCTCCACCCGTGTCTCTGCATCTCCATCCAGACATCGCTCTCAAGCCCCGTCGCAGGTACATCCACCGAGGGTCCCGGCGAAACTTCAACATCAATGACACTAACTCCATAAAGTCCATCTGGTCCAGATCTCGACGTCCTCCACGCAATACCTACCGGACTGTCAGCCACAACGCGCTAGCACACCCTGCTAGGTCGGCCAAGCCCACTATCAGAAACGGCACCTCCAGCGTCAACTTCGGTCTACTAAACATCCGCTCTCTCACTGGCAAGGGGCAGCTCATTCAGGATCTCCTCTCCGACCGTAAGTTGGACTTTCTTTGCCTGACTGAAACGTGGCAACAGCCTAATGACTTTGTTTCGCTTAATGACTCCACTCCACCTGAGTTTGTTTACGTTTGTCAACCTCGCAACTCAGGGAGGGGTGGTGGTCTCGCGATAATTCACCGGAAGCAGTGGAAAGTCCTCCCTCTCTCAGCACAACTCTTCCATTCATTTGAATACACAGCAATACAGCTCCCTGGTTCCTCTCCCACCATCATATGCACTGTTTATCGGCCACCTAAGCCAAATAAGGactttttaaatgactttaCTGCTCTACTCACTCACTTCTCTGTACTCACTCCAAATATGAtaattgttggtgattttaatatacaCATGGACAATGACAACAACCTTCTTTCCAGAGATTTTACTTCCTGTCTGGATAGTTTTGGA CTCCTCGACCCCTGA